DNA from Platichthys flesus chromosome 20, fPlaFle2.1, whole genome shotgun sequence:
TCTATCTGGCCACAGTCGGAGCAGCTCAATGAGACATTGTGGCCTTTGGAACAATGGGCTTGAAATCACTTGCCTCAGTGGCTTGTGTTAGGATAAGCATTGTCTTattgagacacaaacagacacacacacacacacacacacacgcccaccaCAAACTGACTGTGTACTTTGAAGTTCTCATATGTCTCACATGGAAATTATCAAGACCTACATATTCCAGTGTTTGAAAAAGTCTGAAAAAGGCTATAAAAAGACAATCACTGACtaaaacacaacatccttgGCAGAAATAATGAATTGTCAGCATATCTGACATTATTCTTGTGCCGGCTTCAGGGCCGTGTCTGTCTACTTTGAGTTACTTGGTCCATATGGCTCTTTTCAACTACACAGGATATCCAACAAATAACACTTGGCAGGTGTTCTTGCAGCAAATAGAAAATATTGAGGAGTGGTCATTTCAGGAGAAGCACAAGCTTTAACCCGGAATAATCATAGAGCCATCACAGAACACGGGGTTATGGTATGGGTTACAGCATGAGGCCACTTCCTGTGAAGCTCATCTTCCTCGCAGATGGATGACGTCTGGCTTGGCTGTAAAAATGGGAGTGAGCAGGAAATGGATGGCTCACTGGGAGTGCTCACATTAGAGATACACAAAGGAATGACATTGATAAATACAATTAAGATTGACGCTCAATAGATTTAATTATCTGTTATTGTCTATTCAATAAATTAGACTTTAATTTATCCAAAAAATGAGTTTATATAACAAAAAGTATAGTTTTAACTCTActgaaggaagaaaagaaataatCTTTTAATCTGTTCCCTGACTGATGAATTCCCATCATGACTTTCTTACAGGGAACCACACTCTTTGTTTAAagcctctgttttctctctctctccaccccacACAGATTCTCGATAAAGACGCTGTTGGAGAAATACACAGCCGAGCCCATCGATGATTCATCCGAGGAGTTCATCAATTTCGCCGCCATCCTCGAGCAGATCCTCAGCCACCGATTCAAAGGTGCCAATCCCGCAATGAAGAATAATAAACTGACTGCATGTTAGAGAAACTCGATATCAAAGTCATTCTCACAGATCTCACATAAAGAAGCGATATTGATCAGTTTCAAAATCTCGTTATTTCTTAGTGGAATCAAATAAGATGGTTAATTGAACAAATTAATTGGATCAATATTGATGTTATGTGTCTGTTTGCGTCACGTTTAAAATACTCATGTAACATTTTCTCCTCAGGCTCTGGCAGCTGGTTCGATGGACAGAGGAGTTACTGGGACTACGTCCGCCTTGCATGTGCCAAAGTCCCCAACAGCTGCATCGGCAGCATCGAGAGCATGGAAAACATCAGCACCTCACGAGCCAAGGCAAGTCCAACATAGCGACATAATGGACACTACTATAAATGATGacatgaataaagaaaagcaaagagagggaggaagggggaagAGTTTCAACATATATAATAAAGCAATGATGCTCAAATCTCTTCATCAGACAATGATCATAAACTGCTTTAGCTAAATTAATCTCAGTCTCTTTTCTAGACTCTACTATCATGAGTTGTTTCCGTTTTAAAGCGATTTAGTTTATTCTAAAGACACTAAGTTGGACTCAAAGAGGAACTGATTCATTgtagtggtcaaaggtcaaaggtcaaggtcactgtgaccttttgCAACGTGAACGCATAATTTTAATTATACTTTCAGataatcctttcaaatttgtcACAGATATTTACTTGTCAATTAAGATTAGATTGATTAGTCAAAGGTCATGTTTTCCTCACGAAACATAAGTATTTGGCCTCTTAAATATGATATCTGAATTCTGCCTTTAGACAGTTTCctcacattttgaccaattgTCCCTTTGACTCAATATATTAAAGCTAAATGATTATTTCTAGATATCTCGGTTTGTTTGTGAAGATGTTTGTCTCACATGTTGGTGTCCTCTGCAGGGCCGAGCCTGGGTGAGAGTCGCCCTGATGGAGAAGAGACTGTCTGAATACATCGTTACTGCTCTGAGGGACAGCAGAACAACCAGGTAGGAGACACCCCACAGCTACACAGCTACATCACCCCATCGCCACTAGAACCATGTTCCCACCCAGTCGTACCTGTTTCTTTTAGGAGGTTATACGCAGAAGGAGCCATCATGTTGAGGGAGGAAGCCACAGTTCTTACAGGGATGCTCATCGGTCTCGGAGCCATAGACTTCAGGTGACCTTTTAAGTTGAgctttaaacatttacatttgattgtgttgtttgtctttaattatttttattcccTTCTGTTTGATTTCTCTTCCACAGTTTCTGTCTGAAGGGGGAGGCCTTGGACGGGAAATCTGCGGCAGTGATCGATTACACACCGTACTTGAAATTCACACAAAGGTACTTTCATTGACACTGTAGATAAATAATCAACTAGTTTACAACTGCCAACAAAGGTTTACACTCTATAACACAATAACCACTCACAGGAATAACTCCCAAACCAACCTCTAGATACTAAGTCATCTAGATACTtatgtttttgaaataattgTGCTCGTCTGTTGCAGCTACGACTACCAGAGTGATGATGACGATCAGCACAGTGTCGACAGCAGCATGAGCGATGACAGCGTCCCCGATCACCCCTACATCCCCCTGGTCACTGACGAGGAGAGCTGGAGCACAAAGTGTCGCAAGATGGAGCAGAGGTTCAAGATTGTCAATGCTCAGAAGGTAGGAGGCCATGCTTTTTAGGTTTGAACCATAGAATCTATGTttaaacagtctatggtctgaATATACTAATGAAAATATCCCTTAAAGGAACATTTCAATCATTCTAAAGTGATTAATAAGTGTAAATGCATCAGCTGAGGGTGGATATTTCTTTTCACTCAGCGTGGATGTGTGTTATCAGGGTTACCTGGAGGAGCTTGTGCGCCTGCGTGAGTCCCAGCTGAAGAACACGGAGTCGGAGAACAAGAGCCTGAAGACCCGGCTGGAGGAGATAAGGAGCCAGAGCCATCTGGagaagaaggagctggaggccgTCATcctggagcttcaggagcaaCTGTGAGTGCAACGGACACTAAAGGTCACAATGAGATTTTGGAAAGCTGATTAGTTACAGTAAAACGTTTGAGGCATGGCTGATCCAGAAGTCTGGATATGATAAGTTATTGATAATATCTTCCTTCATGATCCCCAGGACAAGCTTGATTCCATGTGATTCCAATCATCTGGCCAAGAACCTCTCGATACCCCTGATCAACGAGTGGCCGGCACTGCAGCCGTACAACAACCAAGCGGACGTCAAGCTGTTCCGCAGGTTTGACTCCTAGTGCAACTTAtctcacatgcaacacacagagACCAGTTGTTTAGGGTTATGGATGATTTCTGCTCCTTCATGACAACAACTGAAAATAGAATCAGAAATACTAAATACATACAATACACACTAAGACAAGGATTGTGGCATCAAGTGTCCATAATTTctgcttctcctgcaggaggagcttcCCCAGCACGGAGCTGCTGTCAGTGGAGCTCAGCCTGGATTCAGACTCTCATAGGACGGGGAAACAGAACGGAGACTGGTGCACAGGTAACATTATAAAAAGTGATATAGTGACTGTGCCacactgtgtttatgtgagtTAACCTGTGAGTAACTGACTCTATGTCCGTCCCACCCCCTCCAGAAAAGGACTACACCCCCTCCATGATGGGCCTGTGTGGGTCCTTGGCCTCTATCCCGAGCTGCAAGTCTCTAAACAGCCTCAAGTCCAGTGAGTGCCTGGTTGACATCAGCACAGAAAACAGTCCTGCGCTCTCTCCCAGCTAGGGGGCGCCAaagaaaaactgccaaccactcaacaaacagacaattcaaaaaacaaaaagaggacTTTTGGTAGGCGTATACAAACGCCTTGTCTTTTCGCGGCCCTCGACTGCGTCCAGTTACCTTTTACGCTCCGAGCACGGCACACTCTCTAGCTACACCTTTCAAGCGTTTGAGGAAGAGTGGCCTCCCCGTCTGGGACTGTCCCAACAAAGACGCAGGGATCAGCTGCTGTGCTGCCCGACGGCCTCCCTCACTTTCACTGTCTCTCATTGTCTTGACATGATTAAGCCTCCTGGAATGCAAACAACTGGTTCATGTTTGACCTCTCTTGCATCACCACACTTGATTTTGTGCAATGGCAGTTCTGCATCTGTACCGGTCCCACTCGTCCAATACTCACTGTAGGGGTTGTTCTGTatgtccctgtctgtttgtcagtgtcTTATCAGTCGttcagtgtgtctgctgcaaaATACAGGCAGGTCTGTTGAGCTGTTTTACGAAACAGAAAGAATGTTTTTGCCATATTACAAGAGATAAAAAAGGGAGGTTGTTGATGTTAGGATGAATGCCAGTATAGACCTTATTCAATCATACAGTAGGTTA
Protein-coding regions in this window:
- the rundc3ab gene encoding RUN domain-containing protein 3A, with the protein product MATGEVSKKASVRNVSVERKNLITVCRFSIKTLLEKYTAEPIDDSSEEFINFAAILEQILSHRFKGSGSWFDGQRSYWDYVRLACAKVPNSCIGSIESMENISTSRAKGRAWVRVALMEKRLSEYIVTALRDSRTTRRLYAEGAIMLREEATVLTGMLIGLGAIDFSFCLKGEALDGKSAAVIDYTPYLKFTQSYDYQSDDDDQHSVDSSMSDDSVPDHPYIPLVTDEESWSTKCRKMEQRFKIVNAQKGYLEELVRLRESQLKNTESENKSLKTRLEEIRSQSHLEKKELEAVILELQEQLTSLIPCDSNHLAKNLSIPLINEWPALQPYNNQADVKLFRRRSFPSTELLSVELSLDSDSHRTGKQNGDWCTEKDYTPSMMGLCGSLASIPSCKSLNSLKSSECLVDISTENSPALSPS